One Vigna unguiculata cultivar IT97K-499-35 chromosome 7, ASM411807v1, whole genome shotgun sequence genomic region harbors:
- the LOC114191843 gene encoding cysteine-rich receptor-like protein kinase 25 isoform X2: MARLSFKHALLFIFLIFTTVHATDVPIFLRQNCTTNETFTSNTTFQVNLSTLLSFLSNSTRNTEFRNATVSGGSPSDTVYGLFLCRGDVPPQLCQQCVLNATQRLSNQNTDTCKFAKSAIIWYDECLVRYSNRDFFSTVETRPRMRLRNTANISDTKSFLRLLYTTLNETADEAANSSNGAKLYATKQAKISGFQTLYCLTQCTPDLSPQDCRKCLSDVIGDLSWCCPGSQGGRVLYPSCNFRYELYPFYRMDSPPPEANVSPTTSTIKKGRSRISVIVIVAIVVPIVVAAVLFIVGVCFLRKRASQRYINSLGQDSIVDDLTDVEFLQFDLATVEAVTNRFSDENKIGHGGFGVVYKGVLPNGHEIAVKRLSATSLQGAIEFRNEASLVAKLQHRNLVRLLGFCLEGQEKILIYEYIPNKSLDHFLFDPVKQRELDWSKRYKIIVGIARGILYLHEDSQLRIIHRDLKASNVLLDENMNPKISDFGLAKIFQADQTQVNTGRIVGTFGYMPPEYAMRGQFSVKSDVFSFGILVLEIVSGKKNTDLYQSKHADDLLSLAWKHWTEQTPMEFVDPTLRGSYSRNEVNRCIHVGLLCVQESPSHRPSMATIALMLNSYSVTMSVPRQPASFLRARSPNGGPDSDQSTTNQSTTSSIPWSVNEVSITELYPR, translated from the exons ATGGCCCGTCTTTCCTTCAAACATGCTCTCCTCTTCATATTTCTTATCTTTACCACTGTCCACGCAACAGATGTTCCTATTTTCCTTCGCCAAAATTGCACAACCAACGAAACCTTCACCTCCAACACCACTTTCCAAGTCAACCTCAGCACCCtcttgtcttttctatccaactCCACCCGAAACACCGAATTTCGCAACGCCACCGTATCCGGCGGAAGCCCCTCCGACACAGTTTACGGTCTCTTCCTCTGCCGCGGCGACGTGCCCCCTCAACTTTGTCAACAGTGTGTCCTGAACGCGACCCAAAGACTCAGCAATCAAAACACAGATACATGCAAGTTTGCAAAAAGCGCTATAATTTGGTACGACGAATGTTTGGTTCGATATTCCAACAGGGACTTTTTCTCCACGGTGGAGACGAGACCCAGAATGCGTCTGCGGAACACCGCCAACATTTCCGACACAAAAAGCTTCTTGCGCTTGTTGTACACCACCTTGAATGAAACCGCAGACGAGGCAGCGAATTCTTCTAACGGTGCTAAGTTATACGCCACAAAACAAGCTAAGATCTCTGGGTTTCAGACCCTCTATTGTCTGACTCAGTGCACACCGGATTTGTCACCCCAAGATTGCAGAAAGTGTCTCAGTGATGTGATAGGggatctttcatggtgttgtCCTGGAAGCCAAGGAGGAAGAGTTTTGTATCCAAGTTGTAACTTTAGGTATGAGCTCTATCCTTTCTACAGAATGGATTCTCCGCCACCTGAAGCAAATGTTAGTCCAACAACTTCTACCATCAAAAAAG GGAGAAGCAGAATTTCTGTAATTGTAATTGTGGCGATTGTTGTCCCAATTGTTGTTGCGGCTGTACTTTTCATTGTTGGCGTCTGCTTCCTACGTAAGAGGGCAAGCCAAAGATACATTAATTCTTTGGGCCAGGATTCAA TTGTGGATGATCTTACTGATGTGGAGTTCCTGCAATTTGACTTGGCTACAGTTGAAGCTGTCACAAACAGATTCTCGGATGAGAACAAGATTGGCCATGGCGGATTTGGGGTGGTTTATAAG GGTGTCCTCCCTAACGGACATGAGATAGCTGTGAAGAGGTTGTCAGCAACCTCCTTGCAGGGTGCAATAGAGTTCAGGAACGAAGCTTCCCTTGTAGCCAAACTTCAGCATAGAAATTTAGTGAGACTTTTAGGATTTTGCTTGGAGGGGCAGGAGAAAATCCTTATCTATGAATACATACCAAACAAAAGCCTTGATCACTTTCTATTTG ACCCTGTCAAGCAAAGAGAGTTAGATTGGTCAAAACGCTACAAGATTATAGTTGGCATTGCCAGAGGAATTCTTTATTTACACGAAGATTCCCAGCTTAGAATTATACACCGCGATCTAAAAGCCAGTAATGTTTTACTGGATGAAAATATGAATCCAAAGATTTCAGATTTTGGTTTGGCAAAAATTTTTCAGGCAGATCAGACTCAAGTAAATACAGGAAGAATTGTTGGGACATT TGGCTACATGCCTCCGGAATACGCAATGCGTGGACAATTTTCGGTGAAATCAGATGTGTTCAGTTTCGGTATCTTAGTTTTGGAGATTGTGAGTGGCAAGAAGAATACTGATTTATATCAATCGAAACACGCCGATGACCTCTTAAGTCTT GCTTGGAAGCATTGGACGGAACAAACACCTATGGAGTTTGTGGATCCAACTCTGCGAGGTTCTTATTCAAGAAATGAAGTAAATAGATGCATCCATGTTGGTTTATTGTGTGTACAGGAGAGTCCATCTCACAGACCATCAATGGCCACCATTGCACTTATGCTGAACAGTTATTCAGTTACCATGTCAGTGCCCCGACAACCAGCATCTTTCCTACGTGCTAGAAGTCCTAACGGAGGGCCTGACTCTGATCAGTCCACCACCAACCAGTCTACCACCAGTTCAATTCCATGGTCTGTGAATGAAGTATCCATTACGGAATTATACCCTCGCTAA
- the LOC114191844 gene encoding cysteine-rich receptor-like protein kinase 25, with translation MPHSNYSAIPSVFFFLFSSFFFSTKATPIYSSHVCTHSTTNQPNTTFQTNLNLLLSSLSSKATEATQFYKTTIATETPNSVKGLFLCRGDTLAAACHDCVTAAAADLKRRCPVDKEAIIWYDVCMVRYSNQYLNNIVPGVDMSDSKNVTGINLDRFNELLAGLLNSLATKAKNSENKKFATGEVNLTRSVTLYGLVQCTPDLSLFDCRMCFSSAIASVPNCCDGKRGARVLLPGCNIRYEVYPFYSSNNNTLTPPIVKPRPSGRSGVEVILTFVIPVVAAMVLFAFGICTVMRKQAKSVIQLWKQTNYSEV, from the exons ATGCCTCATTCCAACTACTCAGCAATTCCCtcagttttcttcttcctcttcagtTCCTTCTTCTTTTCAACCAAAGCAACGCCAATATACAGTTCCCATGTCTGCACACACTCTACCACAAACCAACCAAACACCACATTCCAAACCAACCTCAACCTCCTCCTCTCTTCCCTTTCTTCCAAGGCCACCGAAGCCACCCAATTCTACAAAACAACAATTGCCACCGAAACCCCCAACTCCGTCAAGGGCCTCTTCCTCTGCCGCGGCGACACCCTCGCCGCCGCCTGCCACGACTGCGTCACCGCTGCAGCAGCGGACCTAAAGCGCCGGTGCCCGGTTGATAAGGAGGCCATAATCTGGTACGACGTGTGCATGGTACGCTACTCCAACCAATACCTCAACAACATCGTACCCGGAGTGGACATGTCTGATTCCAAAAACGTGACTGGCATTAACCTTGACCGATTCAACGAGCTGCTTGCGGGATTGCTGAATTCCCTGGCAACGAAAGCTAAGAATTCGGAAAATAAGAAATTTGCGACAGGGGAAGTGAACCTCACGCGTTCGGTGACCCTTTATGGGTTAGTGCAGTGCACGCCAGATTTGTCATTGTTCGATTGCAGGATGTGTTTTAGCAGCGCCATTGCGTCTGTTCCGAATTGCTGTGATGGGAAACGAGGGGCAAGAGTGTTGCTTCCTGGATGCAATATCAGATATGAAGTGTATCCATTTTACAGCAGCAATAACAACACATTGACCCCACCGATTGTGAAACCTCGTCCTTCAG GACGGAGTGGTGTTGAAGTGATTCTTACATTTGTTATCCCTGTTGTTGCTGCGATGGTGCTTTTCGCTTTTGGGATATGTACTGTCATGAGAAAGCAAGCAAAGAGTGTGATACAATTGTGGAAGCAAACG AATTATTCTGAGGTGTAG
- the LOC114191843 gene encoding cysteine-rich receptor-like protein kinase 10 isoform X1, giving the protein MCILKSSSTHLLIILSLFLFLICASEAAPTYTIHACTDESFYLPNTTFQTNLNLLLSSLVSNATLHDGFYRTTISLGAPGEVKGLFLCRGDVTPSGCHDCVAAATKKITQFCTNQTESIIWYDECMLRYSNNSRLNDVVPRFNLFNVQSVPESDHSQFNKILVSTLNDAKQEALNSGKNFATKEANVTSSMKLYTLVQCTPDLSTSLCTMCFESAISAIPNCCDGKQGAQSLLPGCNVRYELYPFYNVSSVSTQPQFFSPSSGRSRISVIVIVAIVVPIVVAAVLFIVGVCFLRKRASQRYINSLGQDSIVDDLTDVEFLQFDLATVEAVTNRFSDENKIGHGGFGVVYKGVLPNGHEIAVKRLSATSLQGAIEFRNEASLVAKLQHRNLVRLLGFCLEGQEKILIYEYIPNKSLDHFLFDPVKQRELDWSKRYKIIVGIARGILYLHEDSQLRIIHRDLKASNVLLDENMNPKISDFGLAKIFQADQTQVNTGRIVGTFGYMPPEYAMRGQFSVKSDVFSFGILVLEIVSGKKNTDLYQSKHADDLLSLAWKHWTEQTPMEFVDPTLRGSYSRNEVNRCIHVGLLCVQESPSHRPSMATIALMLNSYSVTMSVPRQPASFLRARSPNGGPDSDQSTTNQSTTSSIPWSVNEVSITELYPR; this is encoded by the exons ATGTGCATCTTGAAATCCTCTTCAACCCACTTGCTTATAATTCTCTCCCTGTTTCTGTTCCTAATCTGTGCAAGTGAAGCTGCACCGACATATACCATCCATGCCTGCACAGATGAATCCTTTTACCTACCCAACACAACATTTCAAACCAACTTGAACCTCCTTCTCTCATCCCTCGTCTCCAACGCCACCCTCCACGACGGTTTCTACCGCACCACCATCTCTCTCGGAGCCCCCGGAGAGGTCAAGGGACTCTTCCTCTGCCGCGGCGATGTCACCCCCTCCGGGTGTCACGACTGCGTCGCCGCCGCTACAAAAAAGATCACACAGTTCTGCACCAACCAGACAGAGTCCATTATCTGGTACGACGAGTGCATGCTGCGCTACTCCAACAACTCCCGCCTCAACGACGTAGTCCCTCGGTTTAACTTGTTCAATGTGCAAAGCGTCCCTGAGTCGGACCACTCACAGTTCAACAAAATTCTTGTCTCCACGTTGAATGATGCGAAACAAGAAGCCCTCAATTCGGGGAAAAATTTTGCTACAAAAGAAGCGAATGTCACGAGCTCAATGAAGCTCTACACACTGGTCCAATGCACGCCCGATTTGTCCACTTCTTTATGCACCATGTGCTTCGAAAGCGCCATCAGTGCCATTCCTAATTGCTGTGACGGCAAACAAGGTGCACAGTCTCTGCTTCCGGGTTGTAATGTTAGATATGAATTGTACCCGTTTTACAATGTTTCCTCTGTCTCCACACAACCACAGTTTTTCTCTCCATCTTCAG GGAGAAGCAGAATTTCTGTAATTGTAATTGTGGCGATTGTTGTCCCAATTGTTGTTGCGGCTGTACTTTTCATTGTTGGCGTCTGCTTCCTACGTAAGAGGGCAAGCCAAAGATACATTAATTCTTTGGGCCAGGATTCAA TTGTGGATGATCTTACTGATGTGGAGTTCCTGCAATTTGACTTGGCTACAGTTGAAGCTGTCACAAACAGATTCTCGGATGAGAACAAGATTGGCCATGGCGGATTTGGGGTGGTTTATAAG GGTGTCCTCCCTAACGGACATGAGATAGCTGTGAAGAGGTTGTCAGCAACCTCCTTGCAGGGTGCAATAGAGTTCAGGAACGAAGCTTCCCTTGTAGCCAAACTTCAGCATAGAAATTTAGTGAGACTTTTAGGATTTTGCTTGGAGGGGCAGGAGAAAATCCTTATCTATGAATACATACCAAACAAAAGCCTTGATCACTTTCTATTTG ACCCTGTCAAGCAAAGAGAGTTAGATTGGTCAAAACGCTACAAGATTATAGTTGGCATTGCCAGAGGAATTCTTTATTTACACGAAGATTCCCAGCTTAGAATTATACACCGCGATCTAAAAGCCAGTAATGTTTTACTGGATGAAAATATGAATCCAAAGATTTCAGATTTTGGTTTGGCAAAAATTTTTCAGGCAGATCAGACTCAAGTAAATACAGGAAGAATTGTTGGGACATT TGGCTACATGCCTCCGGAATACGCAATGCGTGGACAATTTTCGGTGAAATCAGATGTGTTCAGTTTCGGTATCTTAGTTTTGGAGATTGTGAGTGGCAAGAAGAATACTGATTTATATCAATCGAAACACGCCGATGACCTCTTAAGTCTT GCTTGGAAGCATTGGACGGAACAAACACCTATGGAGTTTGTGGATCCAACTCTGCGAGGTTCTTATTCAAGAAATGAAGTAAATAGATGCATCCATGTTGGTTTATTGTGTGTACAGGAGAGTCCATCTCACAGACCATCAATGGCCACCATTGCACTTATGCTGAACAGTTATTCAGTTACCATGTCAGTGCCCCGACAACCAGCATCTTTCCTACGTGCTAGAAGTCCTAACGGAGGGCCTGACTCTGATCAGTCCACCACCAACCAGTCTACCACCAGTTCAATTCCATGGTCTGTGAATGAAGTATCCATTACGGAATTATACCCTCGCTAA